The following is a genomic window from Mycolicibacterium sp. TY81.
CAGCAGGTGGTCGTCCACCGGTGTGGATCCGGGCGGCGCGTCGACCGTCATGACATCGGCGTACGCCGACCTGCCGCGTTCGGTGCGGTCGGTACCGAGTCCTGTCATGGTCGTCCCTTCTGATTCACCGCAGTGTGACGCCGGCATCGACTTTGAGTTCCAGGCCCGTGACGTATCGGGATTCGTCGGACATCAGGTACAGCACGGCGTTGCTGATATCGATGGCCTCGGCCATGACGACCGGCAGGGCATTGGCGAAAAGGGGCGCCAGGTCAGGCCGCGTCTCCCGGATCAGGCCGTGCAGGGAGGCCGGCTGCATTCCGGTCGGCACCCCGGTGGGATGCACCGTGTTCACGCGAACACCCTGCGCGGCAAGCTCATTGGCCAGGCTCTTGCTGAGACCCACGATCCCGTGTTTGGACGCCGTGTAGGGCAGGTGCAGCGGGGTGCCCTTGGTGCCGGCAGCAGAGCTGATGTTGACGAGGCTGCCGCCGTGGTCGATCAGGTGGGGCAGCGCGGCTCTGCACGTGTTCCAGGTGCCGAACAGGTTCACATCGACCACGGCGTGCCATTGTTCGGTCGTGGTGGTGTCCCAGGTTCCCGCGGTGAGCACACCGGCATTGGCGACGGCGCCGTCGAGACCGCCGAGCTGTCGGACGCCGTCGTCGACTGCGGCCCGCAACGCGTCGGCATCGCGAACGTCGACGACGTACGTCGCGGCGCGGCCCCCGTATTCCCGGACGAGGCCGGCGGTTTCCTCGAGGTCCTCGCGAGTGGCCAGCGGATACTCGAGGACCGAGAGGGACTCACAGATGTCCACGAGGATCAGGTCGGCACCCTCCTCGGCCAGGCGCACGGCGTGGCTTCGGCCCATCCCGCGGGCCGCGCCCGTGATCAGGATCTTCTTGCCGGCGACTCGTCCGGTGACAGTGTTCATAGCTTGTTGCAGAAGCCGGCGTCGACCGGAAGCGTGACTCCGGTGATGTACTGCGCGGCATCGGAGGCCAGGAAGGCGACGGCATGGCTGATGTCTTCTGGTTCGAGCAACCCGACCGGCATGGGGTTCTGCAGGTGCGGGCCGCCACCGGGATAGTTCTCGAGGAACGCCGTCATGGCCGGATTGACCGCCATCATGGTGTTGACGGCCGTCGGGTGCACGCTGTTCACCCGGATGCTCTGTGGGGCAAGCGCATTGGCCAGTGTCCGCATCAGCCCGACGATGCCGTGCTTGGATGCCGCATAGCCCAGACCGCCGGCCTGCGCACCGCCGAAGCCCTTCAACCCGGCAGTGGAGCTCGTGAAGATGATGGACCCGCCGCGCCCGCCGGCGACGATGTGCGGGATCGCCGCCTTGGCGGTGTGCAGGGCGCCCGTCAGATTGACGTCGATGGCGTCGGTCCACATCTCGAGTTCTTCTTCGATGGTCAGTTCACGGAACGCCATCGTGGCGATACCGGCGTTCGCGCAGACGATGTCGAGGCGGCCGAATTGCTCGACGCCGGTGTCCAGCGCTGACTTGAGTCCGGCGAAATCACGGACGTCGGCGACCGCGGCGACGATCTTGCCGCCCACCGATTCGACGAGTTCCGCGGTTTCGTCGAGTTCGGCACGGCTGGCCATGGGGTAGCCGTTCGATGCGATGTCGGCGCAGATGTCCACGGCGATGATGCCCGCACCTTCTCTGGCGAGATGTACGGCGTGGCTACGCCCTTGTCCGCGGGCCGCTCCGGTGATGAAAGCGACCTTCCCGTCCAACGATCCCATCTGAACTCCTTGCCGTGTACTCAAAGTTGGGCGTAAACCGTCTTGGTCTTCAGGAAGCTCTCGATCCCGTCGCGTCCCCATTCGTGGCCCCAGCCGGACTGCTTGTAGCCGCCGAAGGGCATCGAATGGTCGAACACCATCTGGCAGTTCAGCGTGACGGTGCCGGCGTCGAGACGTTTGGCGAGCCGGTGTGCGCGGCCGATGTCCTTGGTCCAGGCGGTCGCCGCCAGTCCGTACTCGGAATTGTTGGCGAGGGCCACGACCTCGTCGTCGTCATCGAACGGCAGGACCGCGACGACCGGCCCGAAGATCTCCTGCTGGTACAGCCGGATGGTGGGAGCGACATCGGTGAGAACCGTTGGATGTACGAAGAATCCACTGCGCTCGAGCCGGTTTCCTCCGGTGACCACCTCGACCCCGTCGCGGCGGCCGCCTTCGATGAAGCCCAGCACCTGGTCGAGTTGTTTGGCGCTGATGATCGGGCCGATCAGGACGTCGTCCTCGGTCGGGGCGCCAAGCTTGACCGAGTTCGCGATGGTGGCGACGCCCTCGACCACCTTCTCGTACACGCTGCGCTGGGCGAAGATTCGCGATCCGCTGATGCAGCCCTGCCCGGAATGGATGAAGATGCCCATCGCCGCCATCGTGATCGCGGTATCCAGGTCGGCGTCGTCGTAGATCAAAACCGGTGACTTGCCGCCCAATTCGAGCGCCACCCGCTTGAGGTTGCCGCTGCCGGCGGCCTGCACGATCTGCTTGCCTACTTCGGTGGAGCCGGTGAAGGCCACCTTGTCGACGCCGGGATGCGCGGTGATCGCCGCACCGACCGTGTGGCCGTATCCGGTGACGAGGTTGACGACGCCGTCCGGCACACCGGCCTCGGCCAGGATCCGCTCCAGCAGCAGGGCCGAAAGCGGGGTCTCCTCAGCAGGTTTGACGATACAGCTGCATCCGGCGGCCAATGCGGGCGCGAGCTTGGTGCACGCGTTGAACACCGGCCCGTTCCACGGGAAGATCAGTCCGACGACGCCGTATGGCTCCTTGAGCGTGTAGGCGTGCATCGTGGTGAACGCGCCGGTGATGCCGCCGGTCTGCTGCACGTCGTGGGCGATGCCGTTGACCTTCGTGCACCAGCCCCCGTAGTAGCGGAACGATTCGGCGCACGTCGACATGATCATGTGCGCCTGGAAATAGGGCATTCCGGTGTTCAGGGAATCGATCTGGGCCAGTTCGCCGGCGTGCTGGTCGATCAGATCGGCCACCCGCCACAGCACTTTGGCCCGCTCGCTGCCCGGCAGTCCGCTCCACACCCCGGACGTGAAACTCTCTCGCGCACGGGTCACGGCGGCGTCGACGGCCTCGGCGCCGCCGTCCCGGAACTCGGCGATCACCTCCTCGGTGGCGGGGTTGATGATCGCGATGGTGTCTCCGTTGCCCGGCCGATTCGCGATGTCGTCCAGGACCGACTGCACCGTCACTGCCGCACCTCGGTGAACTCGATGTGCAACTCGGTGAGGCCGCGCAGCAGGAACGTCGGCTCGTAGCCGTAGGCGCGGTGGCCCGGGGCGCCGTGC
Proteins encoded in this region:
- a CDS encoding mycofactocin-coupled SDR family oxidoreductase, with product MNTVTGRVAGKKILITGAARGMGRSHAVRLAEEGADLILVDICESLSVLEYPLATREDLEETAGLVREYGGRAATYVVDVRDADALRAAVDDGVRQLGGLDGAVANAGVLTAGTWDTTTTEQWHAVVDVNLFGTWNTCRAALPHLIDHGGSLVNISSAAGTKGTPLHLPYTASKHGIVGLSKSLANELAAQGVRVNTVHPTGVPTGMQPASLHGLIRETRPDLAPLFANALPVVMAEAIDISNAVLYLMSDESRYVTGLELKVDAGVTLR
- a CDS encoding mycofactocin-coupled SDR family oxidoreductase; amino-acid sequence: MGSLDGKVAFITGAARGQGRSHAVHLAREGAGIIAVDICADIASNGYPMASRAELDETAELVESVGGKIVAAVADVRDFAGLKSALDTGVEQFGRLDIVCANAGIATMAFRELTIEEELEMWTDAIDVNLTGALHTAKAAIPHIVAGGRGGSIIFTSSTAGLKGFGGAQAGGLGYAASKHGIVGLMRTLANALAPQSIRVNSVHPTAVNTMMAVNPAMTAFLENYPGGGPHLQNPMPVGLLEPEDISHAVAFLASDAAQYITGVTLPVDAGFCNKL
- a CDS encoding aldehyde dehydrogenase; translated protein: MTVQSVLDDIANRPGNGDTIAIINPATEEVIAEFRDGGAEAVDAAVTRARESFTSGVWSGLPGSERAKVLWRVADLIDQHAGELAQIDSLNTGMPYFQAHMIMSTCAESFRYYGGWCTKVNGIAHDVQQTGGITGAFTTMHAYTLKEPYGVVGLIFPWNGPVFNACTKLAPALAAGCSCIVKPAEETPLSALLLERILAEAGVPDGVVNLVTGYGHTVGAAITAHPGVDKVAFTGSTEVGKQIVQAAGSGNLKRVALELGGKSPVLIYDDADLDTAITMAAMGIFIHSGQGCISGSRIFAQRSVYEKVVEGVATIANSVKLGAPTEDDVLIGPIISAKQLDQVLGFIEGGRRDGVEVVTGGNRLERSGFFVHPTVLTDVAPTIRLYQQEIFGPVVAVLPFDDDDEVVALANNSEYGLAATAWTKDIGRAHRLAKRLDAGTVTLNCQMVFDHSMPFGGYKQSGWGHEWGRDGIESFLKTKTVYAQL